CCGCCAAATTGGATTAAAAACAAAACTAGACACTAGCGGTATTTACCCAGACAATCTTAAAAAAATATTGGATTTAGGTTTACTTGATTATGTTTCCCTTGATGTTAAAACAACCTTTTCTAAATATAAGAAAATCACAGGGGCGAATGTAGGTTTTCAAGTTAAAAAATCAATGGATCTAATAAATGATGCTGGAGTTCACTTAGAAGCAAGAACAACTTATGTTCCAACATTACATACTAAAAAAGACATTTATAATTTGGTAGATGAAATAGACGCTGATATTTACACTATTCAACAGTTTAGAAATAAAAATGTATTAGACCCTGCTTTGGAAAAAGTAGATGTTCCAAATCCGCATGATTTGGAAAAATTAGCTCGTGAAATCAAACCATATTTTGATGGTATTGTTAAAGTTAAATCCGGAGAATTTGGAGAAAAAGTAATTGATTGAGGTATATAATGCCAATTTTGTCCTTTTCAAGTAATGATATTGATGTTATCACTGGTAAAAAAA
This is a stretch of genomic DNA from Methanobrevibacter sp.. It encodes these proteins:
- a CDS encoding anaerobic ribonucleoside-triphosphate reductase activating protein, which gives rise to MYIGGTVISSVEFHENISLVIFMSKCPLACRYCHNVELLEDNTEWSFDKVKEEIDFSADFLDAVVISGGEPLVQVDAVIEILTYIRQIGLKTKLDTSGIYPDNLKKILDLGLLDYVSLDVKTTFSKYKKITGANVGFQVKKSMDLINDAGVHLEARTTYVPTLHTKKDIYNLVDEIDADIYTIQQFRNKNVLDPALEKVDVPNPHDLEKLAREIKPYFDGIVKVKSGEFGEKVID